A region from the Conexivisphaerales archaeon genome encodes:
- a CDS encoding Glu/Leu/Phe/Val dehydrogenase: protein MSKEELNPFKIAQEQFDEAAEIMKLENAARALLREPLRVLEVQIPVKMRDGSVNVFKGFRVQHNDARGPAKGGIRFHPMETLDTVKALAMWMTWKTAVADIPLGGGKGGVICDPKQMNKAELEALSRGYIRAVAKIIGPDNDVPAPDVYTDPQIMAWMMDEYSKLSGRYEPAVITGKPVEIGGSLGRGDATAMGGMYNIREAAKYLKMDLKKAKFAIQGFGNAGSFAARLVSKMFGGKVVAVSDSRGGIYNPSGIDVQKAVQYKESKGNLEGFPGAEKISNEQLLQLDVDVLIPAAIENQLRKDNADKVKAKLVAELANGPTTPEADKILAEKGVFVIPDFLCNSGGVTVSYFEWVQDRYGYYWSEEEVYQNLDKKMTKAFKDVLNTYEEMGKKVNMRMAAYIVAVKKVEHAMKLRGWI from the coding sequence TTGTCAAAAGAAGAGCTGAATCCATTCAAGATAGCCCAAGAACAGTTCGACGAAGCAGCAGAGATAATGAAGCTGGAAAATGCAGCAAGAGCTCTGCTTAGAGAACCACTCAGGGTTCTTGAAGTACAGATCCCTGTGAAGATGAGGGATGGAAGCGTCAACGTGTTCAAGGGGTTCAGAGTTCAGCACAACGATGCAAGAGGACCTGCAAAGGGAGGAATCAGGTTTCATCCGATGGAGACGCTCGATACGGTAAAGGCATTGGCTATGTGGATGACCTGGAAGACAGCCGTTGCTGATATACCTCTTGGAGGAGGAAAGGGAGGAGTCATATGCGACCCCAAGCAGATGAACAAGGCTGAACTCGAGGCTCTAAGCAGAGGCTACATAAGGGCTGTAGCCAAGATTATAGGACCAGACAACGACGTACCTGCGCCTGACGTATATACCGACCCACAAATAATGGCCTGGATGATGGATGAATACAGCAAGCTCTCAGGCAGGTATGAACCAGCTGTTATAACGGGCAAGCCTGTGGAGATAGGGGGTTCTCTGGGAAGAGGAGATGCAACTGCGATGGGAGGTATGTACAACATAAGAGAGGCTGCGAAATACCTCAAGATGGACCTGAAGAAGGCAAAGTTTGCTATTCAAGGCTTTGGGAATGCAGGAAGCTTTGCAGCCAGGCTGGTGAGCAAGATGTTTGGCGGAAAGGTTGTTGCGGTGAGTGATTCAAGGGGAGGGATCTACAACCCATCAGGTATAGATGTACAGAAGGCTGTGCAGTACAAGGAGAGCAAGGGCAACCTTGAAGGCTTTCCGGGAGCTGAAAAGATAAGCAACGAGCAGCTTTTACAGCTCGATGTTGATGTGCTGATCCCTGCAGCGATCGAGAACCAGCTGAGAAAGGATAATGCGGATAAGGTGAAGGCAAAGCTTGTAGCTGAGCTTGCAAACGGTCCCACAACACCAGAGGCAGACAAGATTCTTGCTGAAAAGGGTGTGTTTGTGATTCCAGACTTTCTGTGCAATTCAGGAGGAGTGACTGTGTCATATTTTGAGTGGGTGCAGGATAGGTATGGCTACTACTGGAGCGAAGAAGAAGTCTATCAAAATCTCGACAAGAAGATGACAAAGGCGTTCAAGGACGTGCTGAATACTTACGAAGAGATGGGCAAGAAAGTTAACATGAGGATGGCTGCATACATAGTAGCTGTCAAGAAAGTAGAACATGCAATGAAATTACGGGGCTGGATCTGA
- a CDS encoding presenilin family intramembrane aspartyl protease, which translates to MGLRHEGFVLLITATAQLAAIAFASSISSLFGQVAFEPVSGKGSYVVNALIFVLLPGLGTLIYLRLRKHRTAKAVYAAAEAFLIFILTSLILGMQNIPFYLSLVASAAVAILAYVVIFRGNTMSKTALAVLVSSESGAFLGIVFTPPTLYLILLFFAIYDVIAVFKGPLKRAIDEPGFGMLSMDIGKITMGLGDQIFYSMVPAAAFLMKGLFFALVSMVVVDSGVMLTMLLLKKRKVLPGLTIPLLLSLLLFLLPS; encoded by the coding sequence ATGGGATTGAGGCATGAGGGCTTCGTCTTACTTATAACAGCAACCGCACAGCTTGCAGCCATAGCATTTGCATCATCCATATCCTCGCTCTTCGGACAGGTAGCTTTCGAACCCGTGAGCGGGAAGGGGTCGTATGTAGTTAATGCTCTCATCTTTGTTCTTTTGCCCGGTCTGGGAACTCTAATATACCTCAGGCTTAGGAAGCACAGAACCGCCAAAGCTGTTTATGCTGCTGCAGAAGCCTTCCTTATCTTCATCCTCACATCTCTCATACTTGGGATGCAAAATATACCCTTTTACTTATCTCTGGTTGCGAGCGCCGCAGTAGCCATACTTGCATATGTTGTCATCTTCAGGGGAAATACAATGTCGAAGACTGCACTTGCAGTACTTGTAAGCAGTGAATCAGGCGCATTCTTGGGAATAGTCTTCACACCTCCCACCCTCTACCTCATCCTCCTTTTCTTTGCAATCTATGACGTGATAGCTGTATTCAAGGGTCCTCTAAAAAGGGCTATCGACGAGCCCGGGTTCGGAATGCTCAGCATGGATATTGGAAAGATAACTATGGGCTTAGGAGACCAGATATTCTACTCGATGGTGCCTGCCGCTGCCTTTCTGATGAAGGGACTATTCTTCGCACTGGTTTCTATGGTTGTAGTCGATTCAGGTGTTATGCTGACTATGCTTTTGCTCAAGAAAAGAAAGGTTCTGCCTGGTCTGACTATACCTTTATTGCTCAGTCTTCTCCTCTTTCTTCTTCCCTCTTGA
- the aspS gene encoding aspartate--tRNA(Asn) ligase, with protein sequence MRDREKLLDITEASSADVGSKVSVSGWVEDVRPLGSLLFAVLRDANSSIQLVFDKESGEAFESAGKVPRQSYVVATGILQESRSKNYKKEIRVEKLTVAGEAKHPLPLDPTGRVDANLDVRLDARALDLRNPRVSAIFKIKATFLSSARSYLQKNGFLEVNTPKLIGAAAEGGAELFRVKYFDREAFLAQSPQLYKEELTLSLQKVFEIASYFRAEKSHTTRHLNEFLSLDAEAALYTKEDAMSLLEGLLVDALKTISEERRDELKRLDVNLAIPSLPLERITYSEALSYLSSNGRELKFGDDLDSDSLKILSGRMKGYYFITDWPAECKPFYIKPSGRELTESFDLMAGALELASGGERVATRSLLEERLVAKNLNPKDFESHLRCYDWGMPPHSGWGFGVDRFIAHITNQTNIREAVLYPRDETRLTP encoded by the coding sequence TTGAGAGATAGAGAAAAGTTACTCGATATCACAGAAGCCTCTTCTGCAGATGTGGGCAGCAAGGTTTCTGTTTCAGGCTGGGTAGAGGATGTAAGGCCTCTCGGCAGCCTACTCTTCGCTGTGCTGAGGGATGCCAATTCATCAATACAGCTGGTCTTCGATAAGGAATCTGGGGAAGCTTTTGAGTCAGCAGGCAAGGTACCAAGGCAGAGCTATGTCGTTGCAACTGGTATTCTGCAGGAGAGCAGGTCGAAGAATTATAAGAAGGAGATAAGGGTAGAAAAGCTTACTGTAGCTGGCGAGGCAAAGCATCCTCTCCCCCTCGACCCAACAGGAAGGGTAGATGCTAACCTCGATGTCAGACTTGATGCAAGGGCTTTAGACCTGAGGAACCCCAGGGTTTCAGCGATATTCAAGATCAAGGCAACTTTTCTTTCATCTGCTCGAAGCTATCTGCAGAAAAATGGCTTCCTAGAAGTCAATACTCCAAAGCTGATAGGCGCTGCAGCAGAAGGGGGGGCTGAGCTGTTCAGGGTAAAATACTTTGACAGGGAGGCATTTTTGGCGCAAAGTCCCCAGCTTTACAAGGAAGAGCTGACCCTTTCCCTGCAGAAGGTGTTCGAGATTGCCAGCTATTTCAGAGCTGAAAAGAGCCATACAACAAGGCACCTGAACGAGTTTCTGAGCCTGGATGCTGAAGCAGCTCTCTATACAAAGGAGGATGCCATGAGTCTTCTTGAAGGTCTTTTGGTTGATGCGTTGAAGACGATAAGCGAGGAAAGAAGAGATGAGCTGAAAAGGCTTGATGTCAATCTGGCCATTCCATCCCTACCGCTAGAAAGAATAACCTATTCAGAAGCGCTCAGCTACCTATCTTCAAACGGCAGGGAACTGAAATTCGGAGATGACCTTGATAGTGATTCGCTCAAGATTCTGTCGGGCAGGATGAAAGGCTACTACTTCATCACAGACTGGCCTGCTGAATGCAAGCCGTTCTACATAAAACCATCAGGCAGAGAATTGACAGAGTCGTTTGACCTCATGGCCGGGGCTCTCGAACTGGCGTCAGGAGGCGAGAGGGTGGCAACAAGAAGTCTGCTCGAAGAGAGGCTGGTCGCCAAGAATCTGAATCCAAAGGATTTCGAGTCACACCTGAGATGCTACGACTGGGGTATGCCTCCCCACTCTGGATGGGGTTTCGGCGTTGACAGATTCATAGCTCACATAACGAACCAGACAAACATAAGGGAGGCTGTCCTCTATCCCAGGGATGAAACCAGGCTCACCCCTTGA
- a CDS encoding 50S ribosomal protein L40e translates to MPIADAMKKQIAMERRLFYKICMNCGAKNPIKATRCRKCGRSNELRLKNRQTGPKK, encoded by the coding sequence ATGCCTATAGCTGATGCAATGAAGAAACAGATCGCTATGGAGAGAAGGTTGTTTTACAAGATATGCATGAACTGCGGGGCAAAGAATCCTATAAAGGCTACAAGATGCAGAAAGTGCGGAAGAAGCAACGAGCTTAGGCTCAAGAACAGGCAAACAGGGCCAAAGAAGTAA
- a CDS encoding AAA family ATPase — protein sequence MSEQAAHELENAASRYAAEAIKADSQGSYGTAINLYQKAISTLMRLVQLYPEYKLNQLYLQRAMTYQERIKALQSARGMLPPDNPSNEFSPKIASSPSSSGTMVETLKASFDDLVVKEKPDVRIDDVVGLEDSKRALREAIIFPYKRPDLFPLGWPRGILLYGPPGCGKTMLAAATAAEIDGYFITVDAASIMSKWLGEAEKNVSRLFNTARELTKDGHPCIIFIDEVDSLLGVRNQEVGGEIRVRNQFLKEMDGILDKGHKRPLYVLAATNKPWQLDAPFLRRFEKRIYVSLPDTAARRFMFEQYTKPLTLDPSVSLSELARLSENYSGSDIKDICQAVQLRVVAELFEKGSANDPNNKPRPITMNDFKEVLRIRKPSVPKEALKAFITWSENYKAL from the coding sequence ATGAGTGAACAGGCAGCTCATGAACTAGAGAATGCTGCTAGCAGGTATGCAGCAGAAGCGATCAAAGCTGACAGTCAGGGAAGTTATGGCACAGCTATCAACCTCTACCAGAAGGCGATATCAACACTGATGAGACTTGTTCAGCTCTACCCCGAATACAAGCTGAATCAGCTTTATCTGCAGAGGGCAATGACGTATCAGGAGAGGATAAAGGCTCTTCAGTCAGCTAGAGGGATGCTTCCTCCAGACAACCCCAGCAACGAATTCTCGCCCAAGATAGCATCCTCTCCTTCTTCATCAGGGACTATGGTGGAGACGCTGAAGGCGTCGTTTGATGACCTGGTTGTGAAGGAGAAGCCGGATGTCAGGATAGATGACGTAGTCGGTCTGGAGGACTCGAAGAGAGCTCTTAGGGAAGCAATAATCTTTCCGTACAAGAGACCAGACCTGTTTCCTCTTGGCTGGCCTAGGGGTATACTTCTTTATGGACCTCCTGGCTGTGGCAAGACGATGCTTGCTGCGGCAACTGCAGCAGAGATAGATGGGTACTTCATAACAGTCGATGCTGCAAGCATAATGAGCAAATGGCTGGGAGAAGCTGAAAAGAACGTTTCCAGGCTTTTCAATACAGCAAGAGAACTGACCAAGGATGGGCATCCCTGCATCATATTCATAGATGAGGTAGACTCTCTGTTGGGAGTAAGGAACCAGGAAGTTGGAGGGGAGATAAGGGTCAGGAACCAGTTCCTGAAAGAGATGGACGGAATTCTTGACAAGGGCCACAAGAGGCCTCTCTACGTTCTTGCTGCGACAAACAAGCCTTGGCAGCTGGATGCACCTTTTCTGAGGAGGTTCGAGAAGAGGATCTATGTCTCTCTTCCTGATACTGCAGCAAGAAGGTTCATGTTCGAACAGTACACCAAGCCTCTAACCCTAGACCCGAGCGTGAGCCTTTCAGAACTTGCAAGACTTTCAGAGAACTACTCAGGCAGCGATATCAAGGATATCTGCCAGGCAGTGCAACTGAGGGTTGTAGCTGAGCTGTTCGAAAAAGGCTCGGCAAACGACCCGAACAACAAGCCAAGGCCTATAACTATGAACGACTTCAAGGAAGTTCTGAGGATCAGAAAGCCGAGTGTACCGAAGGAGGCGCTGAAGGCATTCATAACCTGGAGCGAAAACTATAAGGCTCTTTGA
- a CDS encoding radical SAM protein has translation MTRFVLVSDLTLSHDYREFPLLDFLPCAPSDMVPRFVYNFLKGRDSPALQNGEALLSTYSIRKIEAALLLHHKREEVAVPHIDYLENFIKDDTEIIGVSTMDPLGFGPLTMSYAALFGNNSYPWVRKEWEYLLTRINKARKGKKAKLVVGGPGVWEFTIAPEELDRFHVDYAFQGETDDIIHLLFQQMYEDAIDTNLFFKGYITYDESFNRRWVKDDRFLSRRPGIRMYPTLDQIPEIVRPTMKTLTEVMRGCGIGCDFCEVTLRPLRYYPVEKIKKEIEVNVRAGLHHAWLHSDEIFAYMHGPRFVPNEDALIELFSSVMQIDGVYDTNPTHGRISIPAAYPELLAKLSQIIHAGPSNWIGIQVGLETGSDRLAKLHMPNKTLPLKIGADGSWQEIVWQGTRNMNMFWWRPAFTVQVGQNSETDEDNWETVALINRMSESYVNDRPFEFTVTPMQNVPLGMIKSRKFSTEILTKAQLAVYYASYRHLAKMASRDAYAEGGGNIFSKLGASSIIALGGYAMLKVVESICKKHGVDIDKVKQYGLNGSRRIETIAQLAA, from the coding sequence TTGACAAGGTTCGTTCTCGTTTCAGATTTGACACTCTCACACGACTACAGGGAATTTCCTCTACTGGACTTCTTACCATGCGCACCATCCGATATGGTTCCCAGATTCGTCTACAACTTCCTCAAGGGGAGAGATTCCCCAGCATTGCAGAACGGGGAAGCGCTCTTGTCGACTTATTCGATAAGAAAGATTGAAGCAGCTTTGCTACTGCATCACAAGAGGGAAGAAGTTGCTGTCCCCCATATAGATTATCTTGAAAATTTCATAAAGGATGACACCGAGATAATAGGTGTCTCAACAATGGACCCTCTGGGGTTCGGGCCTCTGACCATGTCATATGCGGCTCTGTTCGGAAACAACTCGTATCCATGGGTAAGGAAGGAATGGGAGTACCTACTGACAAGAATAAACAAGGCCAGAAAGGGGAAGAAGGCCAAGCTTGTGGTAGGAGGGCCAGGAGTATGGGAGTTCACCATAGCTCCGGAGGAACTTGACAGGTTCCATGTAGATTATGCATTCCAGGGTGAAACTGATGATATAATCCATCTACTCTTCCAGCAGATGTATGAGGATGCAATAGACACAAACCTGTTCTTCAAGGGTTACATAACCTACGACGAATCGTTCAACAGAAGGTGGGTGAAGGATGACAGGTTCCTTTCAAGGAGGCCAGGGATCAGAATGTATCCAACACTCGACCAGATACCCGAAATAGTCAGGCCTACGATGAAGACTCTGACCGAAGTCATGAGGGGGTGCGGGATAGGGTGTGACTTCTGCGAAGTGACACTCAGGCCCCTCCGTTATTATCCTGTGGAGAAGATAAAGAAGGAGATAGAGGTCAACGTTAGGGCAGGGCTTCACCATGCATGGCTCCACAGCGACGAGATATTCGCATATATGCACGGACCCAGGTTCGTCCCGAACGAAGATGCACTGATAGAGCTCTTCAGCTCTGTCATGCAGATAGATGGTGTTTATGATACAAACCCAACTCATGGCAGAATATCCATACCTGCTGCATATCCAGAACTGCTTGCCAAGCTTTCCCAGATAATACATGCAGGTCCGTCCAACTGGATAGGGATACAGGTAGGGCTGGAGACAGGGAGCGACAGGCTTGCGAAGCTACATATGCCGAACAAGACTTTGCCACTCAAGATAGGGGCAGATGGCAGCTGGCAGGAAATAGTCTGGCAGGGAACAAGAAACATGAATATGTTCTGGTGGAGGCCTGCGTTCACTGTGCAGGTTGGTCAGAATTCCGAAACTGATGAGGATAACTGGGAGACTGTAGCCCTGATAAACAGAATGAGCGAATCATATGTGAACGACAGGCCGTTCGAATTCACTGTAACACCTATGCAGAATGTACCACTAGGTATGATAAAGAGCAGAAAGTTCAGTACTGAGATCCTCACAAAGGCTCAGCTTGCAGTCTACTACGCTTCCTACAGGCATCTTGCGAAGATGGCGTCTAGGGATGCTTATGCTGAAGGTGGTGGAAACATATTCTCAAAGCTAGGTGCTTCAAGCATAATAGCTCTTGGTGGTTATGCTATGCTGAAGGTGGTTGAATCTATATGCAAGAAACATGGAGTCGACATAGATAAGGTCAAACAGTATGGCCTTAACGGCTCCAGGAGAATAGAAACCATAGCCCAGCTTGCAGCATGA
- a CDS encoding helix-turn-helix domain-containing protein, with the protein MTYSICSWYLQHVQAQGRAAIDSLKELGLTEYEARVYICALTEGSLPMRELAFRSGVPRTKVYQSVRSLAKRGLLRLKEKPLRFTAVDADEVFDSTIRQEEKRLKELKASLARIRRLREEGLKGKSIAEGKYYIYVASEAQARLSDMIEDCQSSFHAVVDSYWMNVLISCCRKQLASLSLRDVDVKIVVMNQGFEEVAEQARPDIASEVRVLIGKANEGRSIFIADGSSVMIANPSSGGATIISLGDVASMVERDYFQQLWNDSVEMNRYMRMKSSGLAEELESLSTSRVEKLLLDTLFSRMKNEDLEAISTDFYLRLASAVPSRIFTLKPEAGLHAWTELLDHFLAERGKVRYDDVTKLISIELRERTDRLPSNPWMVAFLGYLRYNGIPLRLINRVDSEEGTIFQGKISWNILA; encoded by the coding sequence ATGACATATTCTATTTGCAGCTGGTATCTGCAGCATGTGCAGGCACAGGGAAGGGCTGCTATAGACTCGCTCAAGGAGCTGGGACTGACGGAGTATGAAGCAAGAGTCTACATATGTGCTCTGACAGAAGGTTCTCTTCCTATGAGGGAGCTGGCATTCAGGTCAGGCGTGCCAAGGACAAAGGTCTACCAGAGCGTAAGAAGTCTTGCCAAAAGAGGTCTGCTGAGGCTTAAAGAGAAGCCGCTCAGGTTCACAGCTGTCGATGCAGATGAAGTCTTCGATTCTACCATCAGGCAAGAGGAGAAGAGGTTGAAGGAGCTGAAAGCTAGTCTCGCCAGAATAAGAAGGCTGAGGGAGGAAGGACTGAAGGGGAAATCCATAGCTGAAGGAAAGTACTACATCTATGTTGCAAGCGAAGCCCAGGCGAGGCTCTCGGACATGATAGAGGACTGCCAGAGCAGTTTCCATGCTGTAGTTGACAGCTACTGGATGAACGTACTGATAAGCTGTTGCAGAAAGCAACTTGCCTCCCTTTCACTGCGTGATGTTGATGTCAAGATTGTGGTTATGAACCAGGGATTTGAAGAAGTGGCTGAGCAAGCAAGGCCTGACATAGCATCAGAAGTCAGGGTTTTGATAGGCAAAGCGAATGAAGGCAGAAGCATATTTATTGCTGACGGTTCCTCTGTAATGATAGCCAACCCGAGCAGCGGAGGAGCAACCATAATCTCGCTCGGTGATGTTGCCTCTATGGTTGAGAGAGACTACTTTCAGCAGCTCTGGAATGACTCGGTCGAAATGAACAGGTACATGAGGATGAAGAGCTCTGGTCTGGCTGAAGAGCTAGAATCACTAAGCACTTCAAGGGTTGAAAAGCTTCTCCTTGATACTCTCTTCAGCAGGATGAAGAATGAGGATTTAGAAGCGATTTCGACAGACTTCTACCTCAGACTAGCCTCAGCTGTACCGAGCAGAATATTCACTCTTAAGCCGGAAGCTGGGCTTCATGCGTGGACAGAGCTTCTTGACCATTTCTTGGCTGAAAGAGGAAAAGTAAGGTATGACGATGTAACAAAGTTGATCTCGATAGAGCTCAGAGAAAGAACAGACAGGCTGCCAAGCAATCCCTGGATGGTCGCATTTCTTGGCTATCTACGCTACAACGGCATACCGCTCAGGCTGATCAATAGAGTGGATTCTGAAGAGGGAACGATCTTTCAGGGAAAGATTTCCTGGAACATCCTTGCATGA
- a CDS encoding Snf7 family protein — protein sequence MSEFSKKWQTPNTPGFGERVREAVRPAGPLKPRIDAAVRSIQIQISKLDATSNRLKERDTTLFNKVVASIQKHDTQHASVYANELAEIRKMNRMVSSAKIALEQIVLRLSTATELGDIVVTLAPAMAVIKSVKSGLVGVMPEAEQEISEINNVLSSILVDAGQLGGLTLNFEAANEDAERILGEASAVAEQRMKDKFPDLPALGTPEGQSYTQQS from the coding sequence ATGTCCGAATTCAGCAAGAAATGGCAGACACCCAATACTCCGGGCTTCGGAGAGAGGGTCAGGGAAGCTGTCAGGCCAGCAGGGCCTCTAAAGCCAAGGATAGACGCAGCCGTGAGAAGCATCCAGATACAGATCTCAAAGCTTGATGCTACGAGCAACAGGCTGAAGGAGAGAGACACAACACTATTCAACAAGGTAGTCGCATCGATTCAGAAGCATGATACACAGCACGCATCTGTCTATGCAAACGAGCTCGCAGAGATAAGAAAGATGAACCGGATGGTTTCATCTGCAAAGATAGCCCTCGAACAGATAGTACTCAGACTCAGCACTGCAACCGAGCTGGGCGACATAGTGGTAACGCTTGCTCCAGCGATGGCAGTGATAAAGAGTGTCAAGTCAGGCCTTGTCGGAGTGATGCCTGAGGCTGAACAGGAGATCAGCGAGATCAACAATGTACTGAGCAGCATACTCGTAGATGCAGGCCAGCTTGGAGGCTTGACTCTGAACTTTGAGGCAGCGAACGAAGATGCAGAGAGGATACTGGGCGAAGCTTCAGCCGTTGCAGAGCAGAGAATGAAGGACAAGTTCCCGGACCTACCAGCTCTCGGAACACCCGAAGGACAGAGTTACACACAGCAGTCCTAA
- a CDS encoding succinate--CoA ligase subunit beta has translation MRLLEYQAKELMSKFGLKVPRGKVVSDVSDAERFARTIGYPVILKAQLPIGGRGKAGLILKVKDDTELQANFRRLQETRVSGYTVREVLVEPFLAHDRELYISLFENRGDRCFTLIASSSGGVDVEEVKDKYVANFGLGGPSEEVYSAAASYLKLTSKERERFISTAKKLYTVFDSSEAELVEVNPLAYVSNSSSNDFMPLDAKIILDDNALFRRPELKPYLPSDISVEEAEKYGFNFVPLDGDVAVVGNGAGLVLATLDMVSSRGLTPACFLDLGGGATPERVLAALELLSKALPNMKALFINVFGGITNSVSVAEGFLEARRRGLLSKPFFIRLSGAGEDEARELLRQNGIDSHIDVEEALDSLSRWGGK, from the coding sequence ATGAGACTGCTTGAGTACCAGGCAAAGGAGCTTATGTCAAAATTCGGGCTGAAGGTTCCCAGGGGGAAGGTGGTTAGCGACGTTTCAGATGCCGAGAGGTTTGCGAGGACGATAGGTTATCCTGTAATCCTAAAGGCACAGCTTCCGATTGGTGGAAGGGGCAAGGCGGGGCTGATACTTAAGGTTAAGGATGACACAGAGCTTCAGGCGAACTTCAGAAGGCTGCAGGAAACAAGAGTTTCAGGATACACAGTAAGGGAAGTTTTGGTGGAGCCATTCTTGGCTCATGACAGGGAATTGTACATTTCTCTCTTCGAAAACAGGGGAGACAGGTGCTTCACTCTGATTGCCTCTTCATCAGGAGGCGTAGATGTGGAGGAAGTGAAGGACAAGTACGTTGCTAACTTTGGCCTGGGTGGGCCTAGTGAAGAGGTCTACTCAGCTGCAGCATCATATCTGAAGCTGACATCGAAGGAGAGGGAAAGGTTCATCTCGACCGCAAAGAAGCTCTACACAGTCTTTGACAGCTCAGAAGCCGAACTTGTTGAAGTGAATCCACTTGCATACGTTAGCAACTCAAGCAGCAATGACTTTATGCCTCTGGACGCCAAGATAATACTCGATGATAATGCTCTGTTCCGCAGGCCGGAACTGAAGCCATATCTGCCTAGCGACATATCTGTAGAAGAAGCGGAAAAGTACGGGTTCAACTTTGTGCCTCTTGACGGAGACGTTGCTGTGGTAGGCAACGGTGCTGGCCTTGTTCTTGCAACCCTTGATATGGTATCTTCTAGAGGCCTCACCCCTGCATGCTTTCTGGACCTGGGAGGAGGTGCAACACCTGAAAGAGTTCTTGCTGCACTCGAGCTTCTCTCTAAAGCACTACCGAACATGAAGGCACTTTTCATAAACGTCTTCGGAGGAATCACTAACAGCGTTTCTGTAGCCGAAGGTTTCCTTGAAGCCAGAAGGCGTGGTCTCTTGTCAAAGCCATTTTTCATCAGGCTGTCAGGTGCAGGTGAGGATGAAGCTAGGGAACTGCTAAGGCAGAACGGGATAGATTCCCACATCGATGTCGAGGAAGCTCTGGATTCGCTGAGCAGGTGGGGTGGAAAGTAA
- the sucD gene encoding succinate--CoA ligase subunit alpha, translating into MQDSLLSSWLSGSKDPKGVPVLVQGITGRYGRLHTELMLNYGTNIVAGVTPGKGGTEVLGVPVFDSCDEAVRRTGAATSVVFVPAPNYLSAVVEAIRAGIKLVVGITERVPVRDTLRSLEEARRYNANLIGPNTPGIIFPGRIKLGIMPVQPFIAGDTLVLSRSGTLTYEISNYLRKAGIGIYSAIGIGGDPINSTNFIEALEMARDNSSINNIVIIGEIGGDAEERVASYISSTGLRKKVVAYIAGRSAPKEKKMGHAGAIIMGEAGTVESKERALNSAGVPVAKMPWEVPELVRHKN; encoded by the coding sequence ATGCAGGACTCGCTTCTTTCTTCATGGCTTTCTGGCAGCAAGGACCCGAAGGGTGTACCTGTGCTGGTTCAGGGAATCACAGGCAGATATGGCAGGCTTCATACAGAGCTGATGCTGAATTACGGTACAAACATAGTTGCAGGCGTGACCCCAGGGAAAGGAGGGACCGAAGTGCTTGGTGTTCCAGTCTTTGACAGCTGCGATGAAGCAGTCAGGAGGACTGGAGCTGCAACAAGTGTTGTCTTCGTCCCAGCCCCAAATTATCTATCCGCAGTCGTCGAAGCTATAAGGGCTGGAATAAAGCTGGTAGTAGGTATAACAGAGAGGGTTCCTGTCAGGGATACGCTCAGATCTCTTGAAGAAGCAAGAAGATACAACGCGAACCTTATAGGTCCGAACACCCCGGGTATAATCTTCCCTGGCAGAATAAAGCTGGGTATCATGCCTGTTCAGCCGTTCATTGCTGGAGATACCCTGGTTCTTTCAAGGAGTGGAACCTTGACATATGAAATCTCAAACTACCTCAGAAAGGCAGGGATTGGAATATACTCAGCCATAGGCATAGGCGGAGACCCGATCAATTCCACAAACTTCATCGAGGCTCTTGAGATGGCCAGAGATAATTCTTCGATAAACAACATAGTGATAATAGGAGAGATAGGTGGAGATGCCGAGGAGAGAGTTGCATCTTACATAAGCAGTACTGGTCTCAGGAAAAAGGTTGTTGCATACATAGCAGGCAGGTCAGCACCGAAGGAGAAGAAGATGGGTCATGCTGGCGCAATAATCATGGGAGAGGCAGGGACTGTCGAAAGCAAAGAAAGGGCTCTCAATTCAGCTGGAGTACCTGTGGCGAAGATGCCATGGGAAGTACCAGAACTAGTCAGACACAAAAATTAG